A DNA window from Hordeum vulgare subsp. vulgare chromosome 1H, MorexV3_pseudomolecules_assembly, whole genome shotgun sequence contains the following coding sequences:
- the LOC123406519 gene encoding F-box protein At2g23160-like translates to MIKGRRSKRRRSPVANLTDDLVVEILSRLPARSVCRFKCVSTTWRDLFSHPVNRMKLPQTLAGFFTKHDSETVPWSVPRFTNVSGTGLPLVSPSLDFLPVHQRIFLLDSCNGLLLCSCCATGELDMIDYRQFVCNPATKEWVALPDGADGWRGSRLGFNSTVSPHFYVFEFFRHYGLLPPLFTGVEVYSSETGGRVRMEYELDNDFTPFDSRFPTVLFNGCLHYLTNKAFVAVVDTEGKAYRNIPVPIPGEQEFGFIQLSQGRLHYANFEVDGEDEVVRLVVYILEDYDRQRWTLKHAAEASYVVGPRGSYEPGWLSYINLGEKFEWVAIHPHCNMIFYTVEWDKTLMSYDMDRRQVQEICNLGEDTRETYLPYVPLFSELQALHI, encoded by the coding sequence ATGATTAAGGGGAGAAGGTCCAAGAGACGGAGGTCCCCGGTGGCTAACCTCACCGATGATCTCGTCGTTGAAATCCTCTCTCGCCTCCCTGCCAGATCGGTCTGCCGCTTCAAGTGCGTGTCCACCACATGGCGGGACCTCTTCTCGCACCCCGTCAACCGGATGAAGCTTCCCCAGACCCTGGCCGGCTTCTTCACAAAGCATGATAGTGAAACTGTGCCATGGTCAGTTCCCCGTTTCACCAATGTCTCTGGCACAGGCCTCCCGTTGGTCTCCCCTTCGCTTGACTTCCTGCCAGTCCACCAACGCATTTTCCTGTTGGATAGCTGCAATGGCCTTCTCCTCTGCAGCTGTTGTGCTACCGGGGAACTGGATATGATAGATTATCGTCAGTTTGTGTGCAATCCTGCCACCAAGGAGTGGGTCGCATTGCCGGATGGCGCCGACGGATGGCGGGGTTCACGTCTGGGTTTTAATTCGACCGTGTCACCCCACTTCTACGTGTTTGAGTTCTTCAGACACTATGGGCTCTTACCCCCTTTGTTCACTGGAGTGGAGGTGTATTCATCTGAAACTGGAGGACGGGTTCGTATGGAGTATGAACTGGATAATGATTTTACGCCTTTTGATTCCAGGTTCCCAACTGTCCTTTTTAATGGATGTCTGCATTATCTCACAAACAAGGCTTTTGTAGCCGTGGTGGACACCGAGGGAAAAGCTTACCGAAACATACCTGTCCCTATTCCTGGTGAGCAGGAGTTTGGTTTCATTCAGTTGTCCCAAGGACGTTTGCACTATGCCAATTTTGAGGTAGATGGTGAAGATGAGGTGGTTCGACTAGTGGTTTATATTCTTGAGGACTATGACAGGCAACGATGGACATTGAAGCATGCTGCTGAAGCCTCATATGTAGTTGGACCACGTGGTTCATATGAACCTGGATGGCTAAGTTATATTAATCTTGGAGAAAAGTTTGAGTGGGTTGCAATTCATCCACACTGTAACATGATCTTCTACACTGTTGAGTGGGATAAAACATTGATGTCCTACGACATGGATCGTCGGCAAGTCCAAGAGATCTGCAATCTTGGGGAGGACACTCGGGAGACATATCTTCCGTATGTGCCATTGTTCTCAGAATTGCAAGCTTTGCACATATGA